Proteins from a genomic interval of Qipengyuania sp. JC766:
- a CDS encoding M48 family metalloprotease — MPRIRSAILAAAATLPLALSGCMGVGNIPSANTPITQQEAAQGAEYHPQLLSEFGGTYQGPGSSYIQSVGQNIAVQSGLANARSDFTVSVLNSPVNNAFAIPGGYVYTTRQLVGLMNNEAELAAVMGHEVGHVAARHAQRRQANAQQNQIFGALGAILSGVVLGDSGLGNTLSRGFLQGSQLLTLSYSRSQESEADALGVQYLTRAGYDPKAMGTVLASLAAQTQLDAQLQGRDNATIPEWASTHPDPASRVREALALAGTATGVTNRDTFMTSIDGLLYGDDPAQGVIEGRQFLHPDLRLAFTAPQGFYMVNGTSAVSINGQSGKAQLALRPYNGNIDSYIRGVFTELGGQQQRLAPQSIQRTTVNGIPAAYGTARVNNGSSQVDVVVFAYEFSNSQAYHFAAITQAGRADVFTPMFNSMRRISAAEAQAIVPRRIDIYTVRSGDTVASVARQMAYADNQVARFRVLNGLGSSDALQVGQRVKVVVRAR; from the coding sequence ATGCCGCGCATCCGATCCGCCATCCTGGCCGCCGCCGCCACTCTGCCACTGGCCCTTTCGGGCTGCATGGGCGTGGGCAACATTCCCAGTGCCAACACCCCGATCACCCAGCAGGAAGCGGCGCAGGGGGCGGAATACCATCCGCAGCTGCTGTCCGAATTCGGCGGCACCTATCAGGGCCCCGGCTCCAGCTATATCCAGAGCGTGGGACAGAACATCGCTGTCCAGTCGGGCCTCGCGAACGCGCGGTCCGATTTCACTGTTTCCGTGCTCAACAGCCCGGTCAACAACGCCTTCGCCATTCCGGGCGGCTACGTCTACACGACGCGCCAGCTGGTCGGCCTGATGAACAACGAGGCGGAACTGGCCGCTGTGATGGGGCACGAGGTCGGGCACGTCGCAGCGCGCCACGCCCAGCGGCGGCAGGCCAATGCGCAGCAGAACCAGATTTTCGGCGCCCTCGGTGCCATCCTTTCGGGCGTGGTGCTGGGCGACAGCGGTCTGGGCAACACGCTGTCGCGCGGCTTCCTGCAAGGTTCGCAGCTGCTGACGCTCAGCTATTCGCGCAGCCAGGAAAGCGAGGCCGATGCGCTCGGCGTGCAGTACCTGACGCGCGCGGGTTACGATCCCAAGGCCATGGGTACGGTGCTCGCCAGCCTCGCCGCGCAGACGCAGCTCGATGCGCAGCTGCAGGGCCGCGACAATGCGACGATTCCCGAATGGGCGTCGACCCACCCGGACCCCGCATCGCGCGTGCGCGAGGCGCTGGCGCTGGCCGGCACGGCGACGGGCGTGACCAATCGCGATACCTTCATGACCAGCATCGACGGCCTGCTGTACGGCGACGATCCGGCGCAGGGGGTCATCGAGGGGCGGCAGTTCCTCCATCCCGACCTGCGCCTCGCCTTCACCGCGCCGCAGGGCTTCTACATGGTGAACGGCACCAGCGCTGTTTCCATCAACGGCCAGAGCGGCAAGGCGCAACTGGCGCTGCGGCCCTATAACGGCAATATCGACAGCTACATCCGTGGGGTCTTCACCGAACTGGGCGGGCAGCAGCAGCGCCTCGCCCCGCAGAGCATCCAGCGCACCACGGTCAACGGCATTCCCGCCGCCTACGGAACGGCCCGGGTGAACAATGGCAGCAGCCAGGTCGACGTGGTCGTCTTCGCCTACGAATTCTCGAACAGTCAGGCCTATCACTTCGCCGCGATAACGCAGGCGGGCAGGGCGGACGTGTTTACCCCGATGTTCAATTCGATGCGGCGGATCAGTGCCGCCGAAGCGCAGGCGATCGTCCCGCGCCGGATCGACATCTATACCGTGCGCAGCGGCGACACCGTGGCATCGGTGGCACGTCAGATGGCCTATGCGGATAACCAGGTCGCCCGGTTCAGGGTCCTGAACGGCCTGGGCTCGAGCGACGCGCTGCAGGTCGGGCAGCGGGTCAAGGTCGTGGTACGCGCGCGCTAG
- a CDS encoding multidrug efflux SMR transporter: MAWIALLLAGLFEIVWATAMKQSDGFTRFWPTVTMAVAMMLSFALLAWSMKLLPLGTAYTIWTGIGALGAFIIGIAYFGEALTFARVCAAVLIVSGLVLMKISTPA, encoded by the coding sequence ATGGCGTGGATTGCCCTTCTTCTCGCGGGATTGTTCGAAATTGTCTGGGCGACTGCCATGAAGCAGTCGGACGGATTCACGCGGTTCTGGCCGACAGTGACGATGGCGGTCGCCATGATGCTGAGCTTCGCTCTGCTCGCCTGGTCGATGAAGCTGCTGCCGCTTGGTACCGCCTACACGATCTGGACCGGGATCGGGGCGCTTGGTGCCTTCATCATCGGAATCGCCTATTTCGGGGAAGCCCTGACGTTCGCCAGGGTCTGCGCAGCCGTGCTCATCGTATCCGGCTTGGTCCTGATGAAGATTTCCACGCCGGCATAG
- a CDS encoding acetyl-CoA carboxylase carboxyltransferase subunit alpha, with the protein MRSFLEFEKPVAQLETRIAELRDAAGDDEVDISDELERLEAKSADMLASLYGSLTPWQKTQVARHPERPHFADFVEHMFDEFLPLGGDRAFADDQAIIGGFAMLDGRRVMAIGHEKGNDTQSRIRHNFGMGKPEGYRKAIRLMELAGRFGLPVVTLVDTSGAFPGIEAEERGQAEAIARATEACLGLPVPMVAAIVGEGGSGGAVALASAERVLMFEHAVYSVISPEGCASILWRTADNASDAAAAMKVTAQDLKRLGVIDRIVPEPMGGAHRDKPAAIASLKAALVEEIDALRAKDADTIRKMREDRFLQMAG; encoded by the coding sequence ATGAGATCATTCCTCGAATTCGAGAAACCCGTCGCGCAGCTCGAAACCCGCATCGCCGAACTGCGCGATGCCGCGGGTGACGACGAAGTCGATATTTCGGACGAGCTCGAACGGCTCGAAGCCAAGAGCGCGGACATGCTTGCCTCGCTCTACGGGTCGCTGACGCCGTGGCAGAAGACGCAGGTCGCCCGCCATCCCGAACGGCCGCATTTCGCGGACTTCGTGGAACACATGTTCGACGAGTTCCTGCCGCTGGGCGGGGACCGTGCCTTTGCCGACGACCAGGCGATCATCGGCGGTTTCGCGATGCTGGATGGCCGCCGGGTCATGGCGATCGGTCACGAGAAGGGCAACGACACGCAAAGCCGCATCCGGCACAATTTCGGCATGGGCAAGCCGGAAGGCTACCGCAAGGCGATCCGCCTGATGGAACTGGCCGGCCGGTTCGGCCTGCCGGTCGTCACGCTGGTCGATACCTCGGGCGCGTTTCCGGGTATCGAAGCGGAGGAACGCGGTCAGGCCGAAGCGATCGCCCGCGCGACGGAGGCCTGCCTGGGCCTGCCGGTGCCCATGGTGGCGGCGATCGTGGGCGAAGGCGGATCGGGCGGCGCGGTCGCACTCGCCAGCGCCGAACGCGTGCTGATGTTCGAACATGCCGTCTATTCGGTCATTTCGCCCGAAGGCTGCGCCTCGATCCTGTGGCGCACGGCCGATAATGCGTCGGACGCCGCGGCGGCGATGAAAGTCACGGCGCAGGACCTGAAGCGCCTCGGTGTGATCGACCGGATCGTGCCCGAACCGATGGGCGGCGCACACCGGGACAAGCCGGCCGCGATCGCATCGCTTAAAGCGGCGCTGGTCGAGGAGATCGACGCGCTCAGGGCGAAGGATGCCGATACGATCCGCAAGATGCGCGAAGACCGTTTCCTCCAGATGGCGGGCTGA
- a CDS encoding peroxiredoxin has translation MTISVGDKIPEATVVRATDSGPEKTTTSDFFARRTVALFAVPGAYTPTCSAKHLPGFVEKADELKAKGVDEIACTSVNDAFVLGAWNKATGSEDITMLADGNADFAEAIGLTADMGGYGMGKRSQRYSMLVEDGVVKQLNVEQPGDFSVSSAEHMLGQLS, from the coding sequence ATGACTATTTCCGTCGGTGACAAGATCCCTGAAGCCACAGTGGTGCGCGCGACCGATTCCGGTCCTGAGAAGACGACCACTTCCGATTTCTTCGCCCGCCGCACGGTCGCGCTGTTCGCGGTGCCCGGCGCCTACACCCCGACCTGTTCGGCCAAGCACCTTCCCGGCTTCGTCGAGAAGGCGGACGAGCTGAAGGCGAAGGGCGTGGACGAGATCGCCTGCACCAGCGTGAACGACGCCTTCGTGCTCGGCGCGTGGAACAAGGCCACCGGCAGCGAGGACATCACCATGCTGGCGGACGGCAATGCCGACTTCGCCGAAGCGATCGGCCTGACCGCCGACATGGGCGGATACGGCATGGGCAAACGCAGCCAGCGCTATTCCATGCTGGTCGAGGACGGCGTCGTGAAGCAGCTCAATGTCGAGCAGCCGGGCGACTTCTCGGTCAGCAGCGCGGAGCACATGCTCGGGCAGCTTTCATAA
- a CDS encoding PilZ domain-containing protein, whose product MGTRRTERTEISVTGRYRRGTGAARDVEILDLTEEGCRFFDRFGRLPEGTEISLRIGPIGPLLATVRWRNEGKVGVEFDQPLYGPVFEHIRDQIAASQA is encoded by the coding sequence ATGGGAACCCGCAGAACAGAACGTACCGAAATCTCCGTCACCGGCCGTTACCGGCGCGGCACCGGAGCCGCACGCGACGTCGAGATCCTCGACCTCACCGAAGAGGGCTGCCGCTTCTTCGACCGGTTCGGTCGTCTTCCCGAAGGTACGGAAATCAGCCTTCGCATCGGCCCGATCGGTCCGCTGCTCGCCACGGTTCGCTGGCGCAACGAAGGCAAGGTCGGGGTCGAGTTCGACCAGCCGCTCTACGGTCCCGTCTTCGAACACATCAGGGACCAGATCGCCGCGTCCCAAGCCTAG
- a CDS encoding hemerythrin domain-containing protein, with protein MADSTDIFERLKQDHDDHRALLDKLAETHGESEERKDLLEQFTREVKSHAAAEEQALYSTMLRKPPTTDETRHSVAEHHELNEALNDLAATDMSSSAWMQKFKQLDHDYRHHINEEEEDHFPDFAEHLNKDDVEHMREVFDRRKKEEKADAEVTPKKKSEAKE; from the coding sequence ATGGCCGATTCCACCGACATTTTCGAACGCCTGAAGCAGGACCACGACGATCACCGCGCGCTGCTGGACAAGCTGGCCGAAACGCATGGCGAGAGCGAGGAGCGCAAGGACCTGCTCGAGCAGTTCACGCGCGAAGTGAAAAGCCACGCCGCCGCGGAAGAGCAGGCGCTCTATTCCACCATGCTGCGCAAGCCGCCGACCACGGACGAGACTCGCCATTCCGTGGCCGAACACCATGAACTGAACGAGGCGCTGAACGATCTTGCTGCGACGGACATGTCGTCGAGCGCGTGGATGCAGAAGTTCAAGCAGCTCGACCACGACTATCGCCACCACATCAACGAGGAAGAGGAAGACCACTTCCCCGATTTCGCCGAACATCTGAACAAGGACGATGTCGAGCACATGCGCGAGGTTTTCGACCGCCGGAAGAAGGAAGAGAAGGCTGACGCGGAAGTGACGCCCAAAAAGAAGTCCGAAGCGAAGGAATAA
- a CDS encoding phospholipase D-like domain-containing protein: MAEGGQQLDESKGDEPFDGSVEPGVWRYVRADKLSVIVDAESYFELVQQAMLNARRRIMLVGWDFDTRIHLTQGRRWYQRPFKRREYPSRLGSFLLWLSNNRSDLDINLLKWGLSVFQFALRGSMAMDVARMWRKDRITFKFDTRHPVGCTHHQKLGVFDEKLAVCGGIDLTVDRWDTRAHLEKDRRRKRPSGRSYRPWHDITMMMEGEVADALGDLARSRWKAAGAPELEDLRPPDHSLWPDSLAVDMTDVEVGISRTRAEYGGLSRIQEVQTLMLAQIASAKRYIYIENQYFTSRRIAEAIAKRLQEPDPPEIVIVHAKHAEGWLEQQAMDYARSDLARSLREIDHKNRFSLYVAWTGDTWIYIHAKLMIVDDRILRIGSANLNNRSMGLDSECDMFVDCDRLHNRGRGFEKTIRDLRCSLLAEHCGVEPEEVGRLLEETDSMCETISRLGQSNSRQLRPFEIPELNEIEQTLSETELLDPESPEEMFEPFAKRGLFRKGSILRRARDKFRRIKK; the protein is encoded by the coding sequence ATGGCCGAGGGGGGACAGCAACTGGACGAGAGCAAGGGCGACGAGCCGTTCGACGGCTCTGTGGAGCCGGGCGTCTGGCGTTACGTACGGGCGGACAAGCTGTCCGTCATCGTGGACGCGGAGAGCTATTTCGAGCTCGTCCAGCAGGCGATGTTGAACGCGCGGCGCCGGATCATGCTGGTCGGGTGGGATTTCGACACCCGCATCCACCTGACGCAGGGGAGGCGATGGTACCAGCGGCCGTTCAAGCGGCGCGAATACCCCTCGCGCCTCGGCAGCTTCCTGCTCTGGCTGTCCAACAATCGCAGCGACCTGGACATCAACCTCCTCAAATGGGGCCTGTCCGTCTTCCAGTTCGCCTTGCGCGGCAGCATGGCGATGGATGTCGCGCGCATGTGGCGCAAGGACCGGATCACCTTCAAGTTCGACACGCGCCACCCGGTGGGCTGCACCCATCACCAGAAGCTGGGCGTCTTCGACGAAAAGCTGGCGGTGTGCGGCGGCATCGACCTGACGGTGGACCGGTGGGACACGCGCGCGCATCTCGAAAAGGACCGCCGGCGCAAGCGGCCCAGCGGGCGCAGCTACCGTCCCTGGCACGATATCACCATGATGATGGAGGGCGAGGTGGCCGATGCGTTGGGCGATCTCGCCCGGTCTCGCTGGAAAGCGGCCGGGGCGCCGGAACTGGAAGACCTGCGGCCGCCCGATCACAGCCTGTGGCCCGATTCCCTTGCCGTGGACATGACCGATGTCGAGGTCGGCATCTCGCGCACGCGCGCCGAATATGGCGGTCTGTCGCGTATCCAGGAGGTGCAGACTCTGATGCTGGCGCAGATCGCGTCGGCCAAGCGGTACATCTATATCGAGAACCAGTATTTCACCTCTCGCCGAATCGCTGAAGCGATCGCGAAACGGCTGCAGGAGCCCGACCCGCCCGAAATCGTCATTGTCCACGCCAAGCATGCCGAAGGCTGGCTGGAACAGCAGGCGATGGATTATGCGCGGTCGGACCTGGCGCGTTCCCTGCGCGAGATCGACCATAAGAACCGATTCTCGCTCTATGTCGCGTGGACCGGGGACACCTGGATCTACATCCACGCAAAGCTGATGATCGTGGACGACCGGATCCTGCGCATCGGATCGGCCAATCTGAACAATAGGTCGATGGGCCTCGACAGCGAATGCGACATGTTCGTCGATTGCGACCGGCTGCACAATCGCGGTCGCGGCTTCGAAAAGACCATCCGCGACCTGCGCTGTTCGCTGCTCGCCGAACATTGCGGCGTGGAGCCGGAGGAGGTCGGCCGCCTGCTGGAGGAGACCGATTCGATGTGCGAGACCATCTCGCGCCTCGGCCAGAGCAACAGCCGGCAATTGCGCCCGTTCGAAATCCCGGAACTGAACGAAATCGAACAGACCTTGTCCGAAACCGAACTGCTCGATCCGGAGTCTCCGGAGGAGATGTTCGAGCCGTTTGCCAAGCGCGGGCTTTTCCGCAAGGGCAGCATCCTGCGGCGTGCCCGCGACAAGTTCCGGAGGATCAAGAAGTGA
- a CDS encoding metallopeptidase family protein encodes MESEPQAEPSTQTFERIAREALASIPEPMAQHLTDVVLKVEDFATGEQLNSVGLYDKWQLTGLYEGRPVSEQSIWDPSDLPPVISLFRRPLLREWEQTGVELDALIRHVVIHEAGHHFGFSDDDMHALEDSAD; translated from the coding sequence ATGGAAAGCGAACCCCAGGCAGAGCCGAGCACGCAGACCTTCGAGAGGATCGCTCGCGAGGCGCTGGCCTCGATACCCGAGCCGATGGCGCAGCACCTGACGGACGTGGTCCTGAAGGTGGAAGATTTCGCGACCGGGGAGCAGCTCAACTCGGTCGGCCTCTACGACAAATGGCAACTGACCGGCCTATACGAAGGGCGGCCCGTCAGCGAGCAGTCGATCTGGGACCCGTCCGACCTGCCGCCGGTCATCTCGCTGTTCCGCCGGCCCCTGCTGCGCGAATGGGAGCAGACCGGCGTGGAGCTCGACGCGCTGATTCGCCACGTGGTGATCCACGAGGCGGGCCATCATTTCGGCTTTTCGGACGACGACATGCACGCGCTGGAGGACAGCGCCGACTAG
- the folE gene encoding GTP cyclohydrolase I FolE produces the protein MSSLVGPDEDVSRGKPPVPEHVQDAVRTLIEWAGDDPTREGLLDTPSRVARAWKEYCQGYEEDPAVHLSRVFEEVGGYDEIVLLKDIPFQSHCEHHMAPIIGKAHIAYLPTDFVVGISKLARVLHGFARRLQVQERLTAEVAQCIWDNLRPEGVAVVIEASHACMTARGVRTPGVGMVTSRMMGAFRDDPRSRKEVMSLMGY, from the coding sequence GTGAGCAGCCTGGTCGGACCCGACGAAGACGTCTCCCGCGGCAAGCCGCCCGTGCCCGAACACGTGCAGGATGCCGTGCGCACCCTGATCGAATGGGCGGGCGACGATCCGACGCGCGAAGGGCTGCTGGACACGCCGTCGCGCGTCGCACGCGCGTGGAAGGAATACTGCCAGGGCTATGAGGAAGACCCGGCCGTGCATCTGTCCCGCGTGTTCGAGGAAGTAGGCGGCTACGACGAAATCGTGCTGCTGAAGGACATTCCCTTCCAGAGCCATTGCGAACACCACATGGCGCCCATCATCGGCAAGGCGCACATCGCCTACCTCCCGACCGATTTCGTGGTCGGCATCTCGAAACTGGCGCGCGTCCTCCACGGCTTCGCCCGCCGGCTCCAGGTGCAGGAACGGCTGACCGCCGAAGTCGCGCAATGCATCTGGGACAATTTGCGCCCGGAAGGCGTCGCGGTGGTGATCGAGGCGAGCCACGCCTGCATGACCGCGCGCGGCGTCAGGACGCCCGGCGTCGGCATGGTCACCAGCCGCATGATGGGCGCGTTCCGCGACGACCCGCGCAGCCGCAAGGAAGTCATGAGCCTGATGGGCTACTGA
- a CDS encoding TMEM165/GDT1 family protein yields the protein MEALITSALVVALAEIGDKTMLLAIVLATRFRKPVPIVAGIFVATLANHGIAAFLGQSIADVLAGPWFRYAVGASFIAMALWTLVPDRLDEDEEPKPSRFGAFLTTTIAFFLVEIGDKTQIATIALGAQFQSVALVTLGTTLGMMLANVPAVYLGHAIIERVSLRLVRIVAALLFLLIGAWVLADAAGLRLF from the coding sequence ATGGAAGCCCTGATTACCTCCGCACTGGTGGTGGCACTCGCCGAAATAGGCGACAAGACGATGCTGCTCGCCATCGTCCTGGCCACCCGGTTTCGCAAACCGGTCCCGATCGTTGCCGGGATCTTCGTGGCGACGCTCGCCAATCACGGCATCGCCGCCTTCCTCGGCCAGTCCATTGCGGATGTCCTGGCCGGTCCGTGGTTCCGCTATGCCGTCGGGGCCAGCTTCATCGCCATGGCGCTGTGGACGCTGGTGCCGGACAGGCTGGACGAGGACGAAGAGCCGAAGCCCTCGCGCTTTGGCGCCTTCCTGACCACGACGATCGCCTTCTTCCTGGTCGAGATCGGCGACAAGACGCAGATCGCGACCATCGCGCTGGGCGCCCAATTCCAGAGCGTGGCACTGGTGACCCTGGGCACGACGCTGGGCATGATGCTGGCGAACGTACCGGCGGTGTATCTGGGCCATGCGATCATCGAACGGGTGTCGCTCCGGCTCGTGCGGATCGTGGCGGCCCTGCTGTTCCTGCTGATCGGCGCCTGGGTGCTGGCGGATGCGGCGGGGCTGCGCCTTTTCTGA
- the ahcY gene encoding adenosylhomocysteinase produces the protein MARADNDYIIKDINLAKYGRDEIEIAETEMPGLMAVREEYGEEHPLKGARITGSLHMTIQTAVLIETLKALGADVRWATCNIYSTQDHAAAAMAEQGVPVFAVKGESLADYWDYVGRIFDWSTDSDADLTANMILDDGGDATMFALWGARLEAGEEMPAPQNAEEIEMQKALKAFIAKKPGYLTKSVQNIKGVSEETTTGVMRLYQIAKAGKLPFPAINVNDSVTKSKFDNLYGCKESLVDAIRRATDVMLAGKVACVAGYGDVGKGSAASLRDGGARVMVTEIDPICALQAAMDGFEVVTMEEAVKRADIFCTATGNEDVITAEHMKAMKNMAIVCNIGHFDSEIQISALDNYEWKEIKEGTDLVTFPDGKSILVLAKGRLVNLGCATGHPSFVMSSSFTNQTLAQIELFKNTDNYENDVYVLPKHLDEKVAALHLDKLGVMLTQLSKKQADYIGVPQEGPFKPDHYRY, from the coding sequence ATGGCCCGCGCCGACAACGACTACATCATCAAGGATATCAACCTCGCCAAGTACGGGCGGGACGAGATCGAGATCGCCGAAACCGAGATGCCCGGCCTGATGGCGGTGCGCGAGGAATATGGCGAGGAGCATCCGCTGAAGGGCGCGCGCATCACCGGCAGCCTCCACATGACGATCCAGACCGCGGTCCTGATCGAGACGCTGAAGGCGCTGGGCGCGGATGTGCGCTGGGCGACCTGCAACATCTATTCCACGCAGGACCACGCCGCTGCCGCCATGGCGGAGCAGGGCGTGCCGGTGTTCGCCGTGAAGGGCGAGAGCCTGGCGGATTACTGGGACTATGTCGGCCGCATCTTCGACTGGTCGACGGACAGCGACGCGGATCTCACCGCCAACATGATCCTCGACGATGGCGGCGATGCCACCATGTTCGCGCTGTGGGGCGCGCGCTTGGAAGCGGGCGAGGAAATGCCCGCGCCGCAGAATGCCGAGGAAATCGAGATGCAGAAGGCGCTGAAGGCCTTCATCGCGAAGAAGCCCGGCTACCTCACCAAGAGCGTGCAGAACATCAAGGGCGTGTCGGAAGAAACGACCACGGGCGTCATGCGCCTCTACCAGATCGCCAAGGCCGGCAAGCTGCCGTTCCCCGCGATCAACGTGAACGACAGTGTCACCAAGTCGAAGTTCGACAACCTCTACGGCTGCAAGGAATCGCTGGTCGACGCTATCCGCCGCGCGACCGACGTGATGCTGGCCGGCAAGGTCGCCTGCGTCGCGGGTTACGGCGATGTCGGCAAGGGATCCGCTGCTTCGCTGCGTGACGGCGGCGCCCGCGTGATGGTGACCGAAATCGATCCGATCTGCGCCCTGCAGGCCGCGATGGACGGGTTCGAGGTCGTCACCATGGAAGAGGCGGTGAAGCGCGCCGACATCTTCTGCACCGCGACCGGCAACGAAGACGTGATCACCGCCGAACACATGAAGGCGATGAAGAACATGGCCATCGTGTGCAATATCGGCCACTTCGATTCCGAGATCCAGATTTCCGCGCTCGACAATTACGAGTGGAAGGAAATCAAGGAAGGCACCGACCTCGTCACCTTCCCGGACGGCAAGTCGATCCTGGTTCTGGCCAAGGGCCGCCTGGTGAACCTGGGCTGCGCCACCGGCCACCCCAGCTTCGTCATGTCCTCCAGCTTCACCAACCAGACGCTGGCGCAGATCGAGCTGTTCAAGAACACCGACAATTACGAAAACGACGTCTACGTCCTGCCAAAGCACCTGGACGAAAAGGTCGCCGCGCTGCACCTCGACAAGCTGGGCGTCATGCTCACGCAGCTGTCGAAGAAGCAGGCCGACTATATCGGCGTGCCGCAGGAAGGGCCGTTCAAGCCGGACCATTACCGCTACTAA
- a CDS encoding (deoxy)nucleoside triphosphate pyrophosphohydrolase, whose amino-acid sequence MENNPTWIPVVALALRNGDGRWLMQCRPPGKAHAGLWEFPGGKVEVTEKPREALIREVLEELDIAIRPDDLEPVGMADHAGQPGRVPIVILLYSARRWEGTPRSLEGGRVDWFGPAEIEELPMPPLDVKLLSQLRREFGI is encoded by the coding sequence ATGGAAAATAATCCGACATGGATCCCGGTGGTCGCGCTCGCCCTCAGGAACGGTGACGGGCGGTGGCTCATGCAGTGCAGGCCGCCCGGAAAGGCGCATGCAGGCCTGTGGGAATTTCCCGGCGGCAAGGTGGAAGTCACTGAAAAACCACGGGAAGCTCTTATTCGGGAAGTGCTTGAGGAGCTGGATATCGCGATCCGACCAGATGATCTGGAACCGGTGGGGATGGCCGATCACGCCGGGCAACCGGGGCGCGTGCCGATTGTCATACTCCTTTACAGCGCCCGCCGGTGGGAAGGCACGCCTCGCTCGCTGGAAGGGGGACGGGTGGACTGGTTCGGGCCGGCGGAGATAGAGGAATTGCCCATGCCGCCGCTCGACGTGAAGCTCCTGTCGCAGCTGCGCCGAGAATTCGGCATCTGA
- a CDS encoding tyrosine recombinase, whose protein sequence is MTPVDPVEEFLSMLAVERGAAANTIAAYRRDLDGAADAIGDLATADRDRISTLGEAWRDLAPASVARKASALRQFFGFAVDEGYRDDDPSEALPSTSRRRNLPKVLDHSEVEALFACAQEDAQGDRPLAVRTLALIEMLYGSGLRATELVSLPVSAVPRDAPFLTVTGKGGQARMVPVGTKASQALSRWMAVRDGERSSFVFPSRSSHLTRIRLYQIVKGLAAKAGIAPEKVSPHVLRHAFATHLLEGGADLRVLQALLGHADIATTQIYTHVDSARLVRLVNERHPLAARAASD, encoded by the coding sequence ATGACGCCCGTCGACCCGGTCGAGGAATTCCTCTCCATGCTCGCGGTCGAGCGGGGCGCCGCGGCCAACACCATCGCCGCCTACCGGCGCGACCTGGACGGGGCCGCGGACGCGATCGGCGACCTGGCGACGGCGGACCGGGACCGGATATCGACGTTGGGCGAAGCCTGGCGCGACCTCGCCCCGGCAAGCGTCGCGCGCAAGGCGTCGGCCCTGCGGCAATTCTTCGGCTTCGCGGTGGACGAGGGCTATCGCGACGACGATCCATCGGAAGCGCTGCCGAGCACGTCGCGCCGCCGCAACCTGCCCAAGGTCCTCGACCATTCCGAAGTGGAGGCGCTGTTCGCCTGCGCGCAGGAGGATGCGCAGGGCGACAGGCCGCTGGCGGTGCGTACGCTGGCGCTGATCGAAATGCTTTACGGCTCCGGCCTGCGCGCCACCGAACTGGTTTCGCTCCCCGTTTCGGCGGTCCCGCGCGACGCGCCTTTCCTGACCGTCACGGGGAAGGGCGGGCAGGCGCGCATGGTGCCCGTCGGGACCAAGGCGTCGCAGGCACTGTCGCGCTGGATGGCGGTCCGCGATGGCGAGCGATCGTCGTTCGTCTTTCCCTCGCGCAGCAGCCACCTGACCCGCATCCGCCTCTACCAGATCGTGAAAGGCCTTGCCGCGAAAGCGGGGATTGCGCCGGAAAAGGTCAGCCCGCATGTCCTGCGCCATGCGTTCGCGACCCATTTGCTGGAGGGCGGGGCGGACCTTCGCGTGCTGCAGGCGCTCCTCGGCCATGCCGATATCGCGACCACGCAGATCTACACCCATGTCGACAGCGCGCGGCTCGTCAGGCTGGTCAATGAACGCCATCCTCTTGCCGCGCGCGCCGCGTCCGACTAG
- a CDS encoding Flp family type IVb pilin, whose amino-acid sequence MSNPLTLRRFLRDESGATAVEYGLIVSLIVIAMVGALESVANENTGLWGRVSSTVVDVIGHSGDEA is encoded by the coding sequence ATGAGCAATCCGCTTACCCTGAGAAGGTTCTTGCGCGACGAAAGTGGCGCAACGGCCGTCGAATACGGGCTGATCGTGTCCTTGATCGTCATCGCGATGGTCGGTGCTCTCGAATCCGTAGCGAACGAGAATACCGGTCTGTGGGGCCGCGTGTCGAGCACGGTAGTGGATGTGATCGGCCACTCCGGTGACGAAGCCTAG
- a CDS encoding Flp family type IVb pilin, producing the protein MTFFNKLARDEQGATAIEYGLIAALIAVAAITAMQGLGNQLSGTFGEVSTKMANEGE; encoded by the coding sequence ATGACCTTCTTCAACAAGCTTGCCCGCGACGAGCAGGGCGCCACCGCCATCGAATACGGCCTGATCGCCGCTCTGATCGCCGTCGCCGCCATCACCGCCATGCAGGGCCTGGGCAACCAGCTTTCCGGCACCTTCGGCGAAGTGTCGACCAAGATGGCGAACGAAGGCGAATAA